In Suncus etruscus isolate mSunEtr1 chromosome 9, mSunEtr1.pri.cur, whole genome shotgun sequence, the genomic window AAATCAATTCATAGTAGGTAGCACTCAAATCTCTAACTACTAAGAGTTTTACTCTGCATTCCTGCATATTTCATTACTTCCACAGATCTTTCTTCCACTCATAGAAAAATAAGATCGGGGAGGAGgaatttatagatatttttctttatttttcaagtatttttgagAGGTGCACACCTGGCCAGACAAGGACATGTTTGATACTGGAGACTGAACTCCGGctaactgtgtgcaagggaagcatcttacccactatactatttctcctgtcctcagcataatttttaaagaccAAGACCatattcttataaataaaattgaaaattgcaTTTACCAGAGAacaatttggtttttttttgttttgctttttatttttattgtggccaaagtggattacaatcttttacagtaatatttaaggtacatagtgacaatgaatcaggaacattcccactaccagtgttgtcctccctccacctctgttcccagcatgcatcccatatcaggcaaaagaaaaaatgaggataTGTACAGTAAGTATAGGGCTTATCTTGCATGCCAAGTAACTGGGATCAATTCCTCACATTCCATATTGTTCTTTCAAGTcatgccatgagtgatccttgtacatagaaccatgagtaatccctgaggaccactagatatggcccctaaatgaaactataaaaataaatatatccgaCCATTGATGTCATGTCAAGACTGACACTGTTTAAGTATTGATTGAATAGCATATTGACAAAGAGATCAAGGTTTATCAGTcaaatatcacaaaatattttaaatgttcaaattattttattcagtaattATAATTTCTGTAAAACATTCAAAACAGATAgtgtgaatttatatttttattttattttattcaaagaaaatggttCACATAGCTGACAAAATTGACCATAATGCATTTGTCTccagataaataagaaaaaaagttattacaaagaagagaatagaaaaaagtaaaaaagaaaaaggaatagaagtttaaaataaaaggagaaaaagaaataagaaaaagtacaTTCGCaaacacatttgtaaaaattattatatttccaaTGAAGTCAATACTACAGTAGCAttaggtttaataagctcttgttagctatcCATTATTTTAGATTGGTGCATTCCTATAGGGACGAAAGTATGAAAACATTAAGTTGTCCAGCAATTCAAAGAACTGTTACTGATACTGCTGCTTTTATGAGGTGTGTTCTCAGCAACATACCTCCCAGAAAGATCCATATTTTTCCCTTGGTATCTCCTATGGTCTGCCAAGCACCACGAGGTGGCCCCTGAATGCAGAATTATAAACACCAGGTGTgaatcaaaagccaaaaaaaaaaaaaaaaaaagataaaaagacatCACTGAAATAGTGTGGAATTTTCCCTGTTTtctttaatgaaaattatttgatttaGGTCATACATCtgtctttaattcttttaaaaaccttttttaatttttattgtgaccaaagtgcattacaaatctttcactgcatcctttatggtacataatgacaatgaatgaggggcattcccaccactagtgctgtcctccctccgcccctgttcccagtatgcatcccatatctcccttctctaccccccagtatgctagtgcaactggtctccactttacagtttgttgtagattgagcagcCATTCCActctcattggagataaaaaggataagaaaaaggggagaaaaaaaattggtgacaaccaccaaaaaaagaaaagagaaagagaaaaaaaaagaaagaaaaatggaagaaaaaggaaaaaattggacccggcaaataaaaataaaaataaatctctaaataacaaccacaagagtgaaaaagaaagagataagtggaagaaaaaagagaagaaaaataaagtcaaaaactaacaaatcgaaacaaaacaagaaaaagtatgggtgctggagtggtaaggTTTGgcattctccccactttttttttttttttttttttgcataggcacagtaagaattggggaagaaagggaattcctgtggcctaagagattcagggtttctccatccttgaagcataccatcatgggatcaacccctggctccatatatactcattaccccatcccaaaggcttttttgtgatgccaggaaagtttcctctcggttgtgtgtgagaaaatcaagccactgtagctagcgatcttggtatttgcacagattataggtcagggtctaggacagagtctctaggttctagaagttcctatccatcgttgtggTGCTCagtcttctttatcaaagtttaGGAAATTACTATAGTGTCAAaatttatactatttatatacattattactataccccaccatcaccaaaaTACCCACAATTCTCTATCACTAGTCCTATAATCACTTCTAATCTGGTATTTTGTACCCCTTCATATTTCcctgtctttttattatttgagagCCACACATGGTTGTATTCAGGAGATAGTCCaagttctgtgcttggggattcCTCCCAGCAGTCACTGGGGGACCATGAATTACTGGGAATTAAATGAATGTCTCCAAAATGGAAAATATGTGCATTACCCCATTTGTGTATAGCATGTGCTAGTGGTCCATTCATTGTGTGTCAAATGATTGATCAGTTTTctcaacacaacttgttgaaagactttaaggtttttttatttgattttcttgctctctctctctttctctctctctctctctctctctctctctctctctctctctccctctctctctcctcttatcTCTCTTTCCGTTCTCCCCTCACtctttttgttctcatttttgggctacacccagtagtgcttagggatttctcctgattctgcactcagagataactcctgatggggttcagggACTATTTGGGGTGCCATGAATAGAAGCTGGGTCTGCCACATACTATTCTcacatgctatactatctctctgaccccaatatttaatgtttttattgcaTCTTTAAAATGATATAACACAATTTGAAAGCAACAGGAAAACAATAGAAATTAAATACAAAGCCCGTTCTAACTTTTTAGAGTAAACACAATTTAAATATTGATAtgatattgataaatatttagcATTGCTGACTAAGGAAAAACATAGGAGGTgctagtagaaataaaaaatactacagagtagtaaaaaatattaaaaggtgatgtaaataatttttataataaatttaaatatgagggggctggagtgaaagcatagcagtggggtatttgtcttgcacatgatcaaTCCGCGACTGACCtggtggttctattcccagcacccattTGGTCCACCAACActgcgatttttgagcacagagccaggagtaatccctgcatgccaccagatgtggccaaaaatccaataaataaataaataaacaaataaatttaaatgagttTTTCAACTAAAAGCTTTGGACCTTTTCACAAAGAAGCTATATTGTACTTCAGAATGAAAGATTCAAGATGAAAGTCATATACTATTCAGGTCTTAGGTTACTATGATACAATAATATTTCCCAaagtattgttttttaatttatatgagtGTATCAGTTTCTTGATAAACCTACATATCtaggtttaaataaaatttaaaacaagtagACTAGGAAATAACTTGAACATAGGTTCTACTATTTTCAATACATTTCTACCCTGTGAAGAAAGCAAGATGTTTCAGTTCTCATCATCACATTCACATTCCAAGTTTCAACACATGGTATGAATGGAAGGAGAaagcaaactattttattttataacttatccaaatcaaaattattttgatcAAGATGTTTTTCCAAATGATATATTGTCATGCTGCCAGGGTTTCCCTTAGACAACTTaacaagaatttaatttttttattcttacctGTTAACTGTAACTCgtacagttatatatatatatatatatatatatatatatatataattttggttccaaagttaaaatattcatttctgtGATAGACACTCAAATTCAGGAGTCAAATTTACAAGGAGAGActgaaaacacaaagaaatctcACTCTTCTAATACCATGAACCCCAAGATAAGGTTCTATCCAAGATCACTGGACTCAACATTCTAACCTAGGTAAGATTCTATCGCCCACTAATCATCTTATATTAAAAAGTAGAACATGAATTATTGCCAGTGTAAGCTCCCAGGTTTGAGGTTGCTTTTTAGAAAAGCATGAGTTATAAATaacaatcattattttaaaaataagattcaatTGTGACAATCCTCTTGTGTCTACATAATTCTTATATACAGAAAGGGGAGCTCTAGTTGACATCTCCTAGACACATTTTCTAAGAGTTTATCAGTTTTCAATAACTGCCTTATctctaattttattaataatcccATGCTTACCAACACTAGACCCTAACACATTTTCAGTTGCTAGATACTGATAATTACATAGTTGCTTTCATCTTGTTACTTTAATACTTACAAAACATGCATATATTCAatacttgatttatttattggagTAAGATTAAAATGATCAATTAAAAATAAccaatttttggaaaataaatccactatatatttatttcttccttaaactTGTAAATCATGgattattatttaaagattttttagtAGTATCCTTTATTTTATGGGTTTTAAATGCCTGGAGTAACACTTTTATTTCAACTAAAGGTGTTTTCTCATCGTTAACCTTCTCAAATGTTTTAAGAAGATCTTCTCACAACACAGTATTTCAGTGATCTAGAGTTAATACCATTATACTAGGGGATTGGAGATATTCTAAAAACAACAAGCAGAAGTGTGAGATTTACCATTTCCATTTCAGATGATATCTTCTAGTCATTGGGTAAAGACAGAAAATGTGCCATATGAATTTATCTAATGcccaaatttcaaaaaaataaaataagataaacaaccaaagaggagaaaatgttgtcaggaagaaaattttttaCAAATCAAATTGTCAAATATATCTGTAAAGCCGTGAATCCAAGTGTTCAAAATATTCTAATCCATGAGGCTCATGGAAGGAATATTCACCATGAAAAAGCTTATATCCATTTAGCCTAGATCTATGACCTTTATCTTTCATCTGGGACCAATGATCTGAGGGtatagaaatattgaaaaaacTAGTCTACCACAGAAGTTATAATAGCTTGTTTATGAATTAATATACAGACAGGTTCCTGTCCCCAAATATAAAATGGTTGATGAACACTGACCTCAATCAGTCATGAACTCCTAGCAATGTTTCTGACAGCAATctctaaaagaaataatttgttgGTCCTTTATCTATCATTTAATGTAGAAAACCCTGAGTACACGCTGTCGAATTTGCCGTGTCTTTACACCATAGACAATAGGATTAAGGGCAGGTGGTACGAGGAGGTAGAGAGTGGCCAGAAGAACATGTGCATGATGGGGCACATTGCGTCCAAAGCGGTGAGTAAGGAATGAGAACATTCCAGGAACATAGAAGATCAGGATAACACAAATATGAGACCCGCATGTGCTGAAAGCTTTAAGTCGAGCTTCACCCCCTGGCACCTTCAGCACTGCCTGTAGGATAAAGGCATAGGAAATGCTAATGGCCAAGACATCAAACCCAACCACAAGCAGTGCCACTACTAACCCATAAGCTCTGTTCACTGTTGTTTCTGAACAAGCAAGTTTTACCACAGCCATGTGTTCACAGTAGGCATGGCCAATGACTGTGCTCTTGCAAAAGATAAGTCTCTGTAGCAGGATAGGGAAAGGGATAAGAAGAATTAATCCACGCACCAATACTGCAATCCCAATGCGCCCTATGAGCCCAGGATGCAATATAGTAGAATGATGCAGAGGATGACAAATAGCTACATAGCGATCCAGAGCCATGGCAACAAGTATGCCTGACTCCATGGAAGAGAATGCATGAATGAAGAACATTTGGATTAGGCAGACAGTATACCCAATCTCATGATCCTGAACCAGGACCACTGCCAGGGTTTTAGGTGCAGTGGAGGAAGCAAGCACAAGGTCAATGCCAGCTAGCATAGCCAAAAAGAGGAACATAGGTTGATGCAGGGATGAATCAATCCAGATGATAAAAAGGATGGTGATATTTCCCATTAGAGCAAGGAGGTAAAGGATACACAATGGTATAGCTATCCAGTGCTGGATTTCCTCTAAACCTGGAATTCCAACCAGGAAAAAAGAAGGCTGGAGTAATTTCCAGCTGGAATTACTAAAGGCCATCATCAGAGGATCGGAGAGGGAAGATGAAGAGGAAACCAAAATCATTTTTCCATCCTGAGTCATAAAGTTGTCCACAACCAGCTATCATCTTCATAAGAAAAGGCATAAACTGCAACACAGAAGAATAAAGTTAGATACACGGAATAAAATTTACTCTTATTAagataacattattaaaattaggTCAACTCATGTCTTATTAGGGTATATCTACTTTTGTCTAAAGAGAAGAATAAACATACTCTGTcttcatagaaatatttaaatgttgcCATTCAATTACTTTCCAATTGGATTAATCTACTCTAAAGGTTCTTAAGCATgcttaagattaaaataaatgttgttgGTTTTTTAAGAAGGCTTTTTCAGAGAAGACAATGGCACAGCTATCCAGTTCTGTCTTTTCTCTAAACCCAGAATTCcaaccagaaagaaagaacatgGGCATAATCTCCAGCTGAAATTACTAAAAGCCATCATCAGAGAAAATATTAGAGAGGGAAAATAAAGAGGAAACCAAAATCTTGAGGTTTCCATAGGAAAgttatttaaaagtattaaaattataaaattatttcttattttttatcacCAATCCAATTTTCCTACTTATTCTTCCTAATTAATCCTTCTTATAACAATTTTCTTCaacaggggtcagagcagtggtgcaagcagtagggcatttgccttgcacatgctgagcTAGGgagggaccacagttcaatcccctgccgtcccatatggtcctaagccgggagcaatttctgaatgcataaccaggagtaatccctgagcatcacctggtgtgacccaaaaatacaaaataaataaataaataaactttctcAAAACAATTACCTGTTCTgcactgagagg contains:
- the LOC126018180 gene encoding olfactory receptor 52L1-like codes for the protein MILVSSSSSLSDPLMMAFSNSSWKLLQPSFFLVGIPGLEEIQHWIAIPLCILYLLALMGNITILFIIWIDSSLHQPMFLFLAMLAGIDLVLASSTAPKTLAVVLVQDHEIGYTVCLIQMFFIHAFSSMESGILVAMALDRYVAICHPLHHSTILHPGLIGRIGIAVLVRGLILLIPFPILLQRLIFCKSTVIGHAYCEHMAVVKLACSETTVNRAYGLVVALLVVGFDVLAISISYAFILQAVLKVPGGEARLKAFSTCGSHICVILIFYVPGMFSFLTHRFGRNVPHHAHVLLATLYLLVPPALNPIVYGVKTRQIRQRVLRVFYIK